A stretch of the Buchananella sp. 14KM1171 genome encodes the following:
- a CDS encoding multidrug effflux MFS transporter, protein MTSSPPSPSHSPSSTARPGWKFVTFVGVLTALGAITTDIYLPSLPEVAADLHTTEALAGSTISIVLMGAAVGTLLVGALSDRLGRRRAALMGISLHVLASIGAGFAGSIEMLLALRFLQGFGNATANVSAMAIVRDRFTGAAAAAVLSRLMLVIGVVPLLAPSLGAIIAAAGGWRLVFFFIAAYGALLLVAVGFVLPETLAPEHRSRNVKETWDGYRILLRDSQFRLLALLPGLSFGAMLAYVVASTFVVQVELGLDKAQFSIFFAAMGTGMILFAQFNAYLVRRVDSLNLLRGGTTFAFASSLVLLTVVLSGNRNLWVLGACIWLVLAGFAFIGPNATTLALANHGERAGRGAALIHSLQALVAAPISASVGFLGGDSRAMALVMAASFGLALAVVLLGVRRCPPRAVLP, encoded by the coding sequence GTGACAAGTAGCCCACCCTCCCCGTCCCACTCGCCGAGCTCCACCGCCCGACCCGGCTGGAAGTTCGTCACCTTCGTGGGCGTCCTGACGGCACTGGGCGCGATCACAACGGACATCTACCTGCCCAGCCTGCCCGAGGTCGCCGCAGACCTGCACACCACCGAGGCGCTGGCCGGCTCCACCATCTCCATCGTCCTCATGGGGGCCGCAGTGGGCACTCTGCTGGTCGGCGCGCTGAGCGACCGGCTCGGCAGGCGACGCGCCGCCCTGATGGGAATCAGCCTCCACGTGCTCGCCTCGATCGGCGCCGGATTCGCCGGCTCCATCGAGATGCTGCTGGCGCTGCGCTTCCTGCAGGGATTCGGCAACGCCACCGCCAACGTCTCCGCCATGGCCATCGTGCGCGACCGCTTCACCGGCGCCGCCGCCGCAGCCGTGCTGAGCCGCCTCATGCTGGTAATCGGCGTGGTGCCGCTGCTGGCGCCCTCGCTCGGCGCCATCATCGCCGCCGCCGGGGGCTGGCGCCTGGTCTTCTTCTTCATCGCAGCCTACGGCGCGCTCCTGCTGGTCGCGGTCGGCTTCGTGCTGCCCGAAACCCTGGCGCCCGAGCACCGCTCCCGCAACGTGAAGGAAACCTGGGACGGGTACCGCATCCTGCTGCGCGACTCCCAATTCAGGCTGCTCGCGCTGCTGCCCGGCCTGTCCTTCGGCGCCATGCTGGCCTACGTGGTGGCCTCCACCTTCGTGGTCCAGGTGGAACTCGGACTGGACAAGGCCCAGTTCTCCATCTTCTTCGCCGCCATGGGCACCGGCATGATCCTCTTCGCCCAGTTCAACGCCTACCTGGTGCGGCGCGTGGACTCCCTCAACCTGCTGCGCGGCGGCACCACCTTCGCCTTCGCCTCCAGCCTCGTGCTGCTCACCGTGGTGCTCAGCGGCAACCGCAACCTGTGGGTGCTGGGGGCGTGCATCTGGCTAGTGCTGGCCGGCTTCGCCTTCATCGGCCCCAACGCCACCACGCTCGCGCTGGCCAACCACGGCGAGCGCGCCGGGCGCGGCGCGGCCCTCATCCACTCCCTGCAGGCGCTCGTGGCCGCCCCGATCTCGGCCTCCGTGGGCTTCCTGGGCGGAGACAGCCGGGCCATGGCCCTGGTAATGGCCGCCTCCTTCGGGCTGGCGCTCGCGGTGGTCCTGCTGGGGGTGCGGCGTTGCCCGCCCCGCGCCGTCCTGCCGTAA
- a CDS encoding LysR family transcriptional regulator, which yields MAIDPRRLSVLLAVQRAGGVVLAADLLGITASAISQQIARLESEVGQRVLDRNPGGAVLTPAGQTLARAAERIEAELEAAHLELLRHEGQVVGTVVVGAFQSAIRALLLPLLAQLPTALPGVKMVIREVWEDQGRKDLRRGALDLLILERDSLAPPPTPSGAVDVPLMDEPWYVVSPRVVGEPTSLADLADHRWLAAGTGTAAGRAMQRLQASLEMSVAHTHGFFDYDVALAMVSAGLGSALLPGLALPAQLPPSVLATHLPGLGVRRLAARYRSTAGGLTPAQSALLELLIARAASLSGGRAEDAQ from the coding sequence ATGGCTATTGATCCGAGGCGCCTTTCCGTTCTCCTGGCCGTGCAGCGCGCGGGCGGGGTGGTGTTGGCCGCCGACCTCCTGGGAATCACCGCGTCGGCAATCTCACAGCAGATCGCCCGCCTGGAGAGCGAGGTGGGCCAGCGCGTGCTGGACCGCAATCCCGGCGGGGCGGTGCTCACGCCCGCCGGGCAGACCCTGGCCCGGGCCGCCGAGCGCATCGAGGCGGAACTCGAGGCCGCCCACCTGGAGCTGCTGCGCCACGAGGGCCAGGTGGTCGGCACGGTGGTGGTCGGTGCCTTCCAGTCCGCGATCCGCGCCCTGCTACTGCCGCTGCTCGCCCAACTGCCCACGGCCCTGCCTGGCGTAAAGATGGTGATCCGGGAGGTGTGGGAGGACCAGGGGCGCAAGGACCTGCGGCGCGGTGCCCTGGACCTGCTGATCCTGGAGCGCGACTCGCTGGCGCCCCCGCCCACCCCCTCCGGCGCGGTGGACGTGCCGCTCATGGACGAGCCCTGGTACGTGGTCAGTCCGCGCGTGGTCGGCGAACCCACCTCCCTGGCCGACCTGGCCGACCATCGCTGGCTGGCGGCCGGCACAGGCACGGCGGCCGGGCGGGCCATGCAGCGCCTGCAGGCGTCCCTGGAGATGAGCGTGGCGCACACCCACGGTTTCTTCGATTACGACGTCGCCCTGGCGATGGTGAGCGCGGGCCTGGGCAGCGCCCTCCTGCCGGGCCTGGCCCTGCCCGCGCAGCTGCCGCCCTCCGTGCTGGCCACCCACCTGCCCGGCCTGGGGGTACGTCGCCTGGCCGCCCGCTACCGCTCCACCGCCGGAGGTTTGACCCCGGCCCAGTCCGCGCTGCTGGAGCTACTTATCGCCCGCGCCGCTTCCTTAAGTGGCGGCCGCGCGGAGGACGCGCAGTAG
- a CDS encoding CBU_0592 family membrane protein, which produces MSQAVTSVIAALGWVGAAATMGAYFLVASKRIAPDSLRYHALNISGAFLLAAACTVTGAWPSMVANAVFIGIGLHLVFTTKRAYLRAKLARATRKVTAAALPQDSGARA; this is translated from the coding sequence ATGAGCCAAGCAGTCACCTCCGTGATCGCCGCCCTGGGCTGGGTGGGAGCAGCCGCCACCATGGGCGCCTACTTCCTGGTCGCCTCCAAGCGGATCGCGCCGGACTCGCTGCGCTACCACGCCCTCAACATCTCCGGGGCCTTCCTGCTGGCCGCCGCCTGCACCGTCACCGGCGCCTGGCCCTCCATGGTCGCCAACGCCGTCTTCATCGGCATCGGGCTCCACCTGGTGTTCACCACCAAGCGCGCCTACCTGCGCGCCAAGCTCGCCCGCGCCACCCGCAAGGTCACCGCCGCCGCGCTCCCCCAGGACTCCGGCGCCCGCGCCTAG
- a CDS encoding putative Ig domain-containing protein translates to MTATAAIVLAPAVTGAATAYANGTGGPAPTFYDTCRGPAQLKIPAQGSFTKDSQAIAAGLHDVAEGVTVNISDGSRNWSFTNDAGDCPSAATVTPSGLEEQTGTILDGISLHDYSSHVTPGSGGSDRGNSAHMFDGRVATFWHTPYSGLTDRDRRLPHWITADLGAVKQVDFIEVTARQTTVGHPKQVTIFSSDDGQQFEAIADAVLPDGSRTEQKVATIEIPQTNTRYLGMVVHSTYSNRNHVNVAEMRFGAKVTTTVTPGIPKFSNLAGSNSVHIPNTPGVVYSIGSEVKAPGLHTVTGNPVVTAAAKPNRQLAAGAPASWTPQFTNATTCTVGQTQQGTGAKLNLSATVRDWDTESFGGRGGETDSKAIYALDGNYNTLWHTPWSRDGGVTSAEMNMPHALEIDLGEGHEAVRAINYVHRGVQPANRDGYNGQMKTVELLSSTDGQNFNSIACYSVPDVRNVAHPAKVMLNLPQNLTDRYLRLHITEAWVGSTAPATGTNYVTINELEFFGENQAPAIVADGVSVGAGGDVNIPVTVTDPEQHTVTVTLQGAPEGLQYADGAITGRAPVEARAYTFTIVARDQHGKETTKQITLTVTANRAPTVTLAPTSVTGQVGEEVSVTVTTADEDGHTVTVELEGAPTWLTYSDTTKKITGTAEAGTHTVRVKATDALGTSTTVDLPVTITPPPTPVAPAAPVFADLAGAGGKVTIPAVEGLQYKIGGSNVQAGENTVQDGEAVVTVEAKQGFVLSPGTAQWSHTFVSTACVAGSINGGRGEAYTSGTVVAFDTESINGIGGEQRGNASNVVDGDPATYWHTPWKAHNSLPASARQFPHFVTVDLGQARNLGAVELTHRVKDSNATIGYAGQPKQVELLTSTDGAVFSSAGCFTLPDVKTSDNPVVTMTLANAVNAKYVRVQVSSAHASDSYTLINELKFFGPNRAPELTVDGTSVRAGGDVNIPVVTSDPEQHTVTVTLQDAPQGLQYANGAITGKAPLEAREYPFTVVARDQHGKETSKQITLTVTPNAVPTLSLAVESVTVVEGQPVSVLATVGDTDGDEVTLSLEDNPTWLRLNDKTVTGTPTVALSSPVVVKVKASDGRGGEAVKALTITVNANRAPVVAAESASVRFGSEVNVPVQVTDADGHTFEVVVEGLPAGLTYGANKISGTAPANAGQHEVTIRATDQYGKVGTKQITLTVVGNAAPTVTLTPAEVEVFQGGAVQVRAVAADTDGTVAAGAQLADGSPDWLSIAGEQITGTVPAETQAGPIQVTVKAVDNDGATGTATLTITVKENHAPVIEAADLSARQGAAVNIPVVVTDQDQHNVTVTLVGAPSGFEYADRAITGTVPAGQPTVQFTIRAEDELGKVTTKELTITVVANVNPTVTLAPAAVDAFQGAVVESTITSADSDGNVVGDPVLLTGAPNWLSIAGGMVTGTVPADQAAGPVTVTVQVTDNDGATGTAELTITVKENHAPVIEAQDASARLGGQLDIPVTVTDADSHTFDVTVTGAEGLTWANNAVTGPVPAEARAYQLTITARDELGKVTTKLITLTVAANANPTVTVTPSTLEVFQGAKVEATIAANDTDGQIDGEPMLVEGAPTWLNIDGDKVTGTVPAGEPAGQVEVTVQVTDNDGGIGTAVLTITVKENHAPSFGQLTGLNPIREGDSLDVTVPVLDVDNHTVKVTLKTGAPDWLSINEQGHLVGTAPVGSAGTIPVSLIATDELGLAAEKQINVEVRANAVPTLSLAVESVTVVEGQPVSVLATVGDTDGDEVTLSLEDNPTWLSLNDKTVTGTPTAALSSPVVVKVKASDGRGGEAVKTLTITVNANQAPVVAAESASVRFGSEVNVPVQVTDADGHTFDVVVEGLPAGLTYGANKISGTAPANAGQHEVTIRATDQYGKVGTKQITLTVVGNAAPTVTLTPAEVEVFQGGAVQVRAVAADTDGTVAAGAQLADGSPDWLSIAGEQITGTVPAETQAGPIQVTVKAVDNDGATGTATLTITVKENHAPTVTLEPTAVNANVGAQVSVTVTTGDEDGHAVTVELQDAPSWLTYSAATKKITGTAVLGTHTVRVKATDALGKVTTVDLPVTITTASVPATAQAPVFVDLAGEGGKVIIPAVEGVQYKIGGQNVEAGENTVADGNVVVTVVAKDGFTLAEGTSEWTYAFVGTACVAGGVNGGRGELYTSGSVVDFDTQSINGIGGESAGYARHVVDGNTATFWHTPWRAHNTLPASSLRFPHHVTIDLGQARNLGAVELTHRVKTDEARVGYAGQPKNVELLTSVDGAAFTSAGCFTLPDVKTSDNPVVTMTLPNAVNAKFVRVQITGAHYSSGFTLINELKFFGPNRAPVFGDIAAEVNATVGGAVDLALPVTDADNDTVTLTLAEGAPAWLRINEGKLTGTAPADAVGDHAVTITATDAHGATATKQVTVKVAQAPNTAPTVTLSTNTVNVMDAHKVPDVTVTTADPDQGDQVTLTLENAPAWLKLTGNKISGDVPAGTNGNFVVTVKGTDKAGATGTATLTVRVTLEPNTPPTISVNPAKVEIREKGKVEVAITAADADARDTVTLSMQGAPAWLKLQGTKLVGTAPAGGGNHTVTVKATDTRGAHATAQVQISVDANDAPVLTVTPASATVVEGKDVSFTVSATDAENDAVTFALQGAPSWLSLKDGKVSGTAPELSAGELRFTVVATDALGARTTKDVNLTVKEAKKLDRYSGADRVATSVDVWQRGGFTSKTVLLANATNFADAVAAGPLAGALKAPVVLTGGKVLEPKTVQALKAASITKVILVGGENSVSAQVERSLRNQGIAVQRLGGTSRFATAISLATEVGKLTATRSVMVVDGTNFADGLTAGAVAPQAGAVVVYSNGKNMPGETRVFLQRMQDKEIYGVGGAAVTALNSSGWTTGVSATAVTGADRYATALAVAKTFAPNTREFVVASGASFADALPAGALAAHRGGVLLLTSSSLIPPAMEQYLRKQDMRRVAIVGGTSSVSVAVERTLRALLG, encoded by the coding sequence CCGCCGCCTGCCGCACTGGATCACTGCGGACCTGGGAGCAGTAAAGCAGGTCGACTTCATCGAGGTCACGGCCCGTCAAACTACGGTTGGCCACCCCAAGCAGGTGACGATCTTTTCTTCCGACGACGGGCAACAGTTCGAGGCAATTGCCGATGCGGTGCTGCCCGACGGAAGCCGTACGGAGCAGAAGGTAGCCACAATCGAGATTCCGCAAACAAACACGCGGTACCTCGGAATGGTGGTGCACAGCACGTACTCAAACAGGAACCACGTGAACGTTGCGGAGATGCGTTTCGGAGCCAAGGTCACCACTACCGTGACTCCGGGTATTCCGAAGTTCAGCAACCTGGCCGGCAGCAATTCTGTCCACATTCCCAACACTCCCGGCGTCGTATACAGCATCGGCAGCGAGGTGAAGGCACCCGGCCTGCACACTGTCACCGGTAACCCTGTCGTCACCGCAGCGGCCAAGCCCAACCGTCAGCTGGCTGCTGGAGCACCGGCCAGCTGGACTCCTCAGTTCACCAATGCAACTACCTGCACGGTGGGCCAGACCCAGCAGGGAACCGGAGCCAAGCTCAACCTGAGCGCGACCGTGCGGGACTGGGACACCGAGTCCTTCGGTGGTCGCGGTGGCGAGACCGACTCCAAGGCCATCTACGCCCTGGACGGTAACTACAACACCCTGTGGCACACCCCGTGGAGCAGAGACGGTGGTGTCACGAGCGCCGAAATGAACATGCCCCACGCCCTGGAGATAGACCTGGGCGAGGGACACGAGGCCGTTCGCGCGATTAACTACGTTCACCGCGGAGTCCAGCCCGCCAACCGAGATGGCTACAACGGCCAGATGAAGACCGTGGAGCTGCTGTCCTCCACTGACGGACAGAACTTCAACTCCATCGCCTGCTACTCGGTGCCGGACGTGCGCAACGTGGCACACCCCGCCAAGGTGATGCTGAACCTGCCGCAGAACCTCACCGACCGTTACCTGCGTCTGCACATCACCGAGGCGTGGGTGGGAAGCACCGCCCCCGCCACCGGAACCAACTACGTCACCATCAACGAGCTGGAGTTCTTTGGCGAGAACCAGGCACCTGCAATCGTTGCCGACGGCGTCTCTGTGGGCGCCGGCGGTGACGTGAACATCCCTGTGACCGTCACTGACCCCGAACAGCACACTGTCACGGTGACCCTGCAGGGTGCCCCGGAGGGTCTGCAGTACGCCGACGGTGCCATCACCGGTCGCGCACCGGTGGAAGCGCGCGCTTACACGTTCACCATCGTGGCGCGCGACCAGCACGGTAAGGAGACCACCAAGCAGATCACGCTCACGGTCACCGCTAACCGCGCCCCGACCGTGACGCTCGCCCCCACCTCCGTGACCGGTCAAGTAGGCGAGGAAGTATCCGTGACCGTCACCACCGCCGACGAGGACGGGCACACCGTCACCGTCGAGCTGGAGGGCGCGCCCACCTGGCTGACTTACTCGGACACCACCAAGAAGATCACCGGTACCGCAGAGGCCGGCACCCACACCGTGCGGGTGAAGGCCACCGACGCCCTGGGCACCTCCACCACCGTTGACCTGCCCGTCACCATCACCCCGCCCCCGACCCCGGTGGCACCGGCGGCCCCCGTCTTCGCCGACCTGGCCGGTGCGGGCGGCAAGGTGACCATCCCGGCCGTCGAGGGCCTGCAGTACAAGATCGGCGGGAGCAACGTCCAGGCCGGTGAGAACACCGTCCAGGACGGGGAGGCCGTGGTCACCGTGGAAGCCAAGCAGGGCTTCGTGCTCTCGCCCGGCACCGCCCAGTGGAGCCACACCTTCGTCAGCACCGCCTGCGTGGCCGGTAGCATTAACGGCGGCCGCGGCGAGGCCTACACCTCTGGCACCGTGGTCGCATTCGACACCGAGTCCATCAACGGCATCGGCGGCGAGCAACGTGGAAACGCCAGCAACGTGGTGGACGGCGACCCTGCCACCTACTGGCACACCCCCTGGAAGGCGCACAACAGCCTGCCGGCCTCCGCCAGGCAGTTCCCGCACTTCGTGACCGTGGACCTGGGCCAGGCCCGCAACCTGGGTGCCGTGGAGCTGACCCACCGGGTGAAGGACTCCAACGCCACGATCGGTTACGCCGGCCAGCCCAAGCAGGTCGAGCTGCTTACCTCCACCGACGGTGCCGTGTTCTCCAGCGCCGGCTGCTTTACGCTGCCGGACGTCAAGACCTCCGATAACCCGGTGGTCACGATGACCCTGGCCAACGCGGTGAACGCCAAGTACGTCCGCGTGCAGGTCTCCAGCGCCCACGCCTCTGACTCCTACACGCTCATCAACGAGCTGAAGTTCTTTGGCCCCAACCGCGCCCCGGAGCTCACGGTGGACGGCACCTCCGTGCGTGCCGGTGGCGACGTGAACATCCCGGTGGTCACCAGCGACCCCGAGCAGCACACCGTCACCGTGACCCTGCAGGACGCCCCGCAGGGCCTGCAGTACGCCAACGGCGCCATCACCGGTAAGGCCCCGCTCGAGGCCCGCGAGTACCCCTTCACCGTGGTCGCGCGCGACCAGCACGGCAAGGAGACCTCCAAGCAGATCACCCTGACCGTCACCCCGAACGCTGTGCCGACTCTGTCTTTGGCTGTGGAGTCTGTGACTGTGGTTGAGGGGCAGCCGGTGTCTGTGTTGGCCACGGTTGGTGACACTGATGGTGATGAGGTGACCTTGTCGCTGGAGGACAACCCGACGTGGTTGAGGCTGAACGACAAGACCGTTACTGGTACGCCTACTGTGGCTTTGTCTTCCCCGGTTGTGGTCAAGGTCAAGGCCTCTGATGGCCGTGGCGGCGAGGCGGTCAAGGCGCTGACGATCACGGTCAACGCAAACCGGGCTCCGGTTGTTGCGGCGGAGAGTGCTTCGGTTCGTTTTGGTTCCGAGGTTAACGTTCCGGTTCAGGTGACCGATGCTGATGGCCACACCTTCGAGGTGGTTGTTGAGGGGCTGCCGGCTGGTTTGACCTACGGGGCGAACAAGATTTCTGGTACGGCTCCGGCTAATGCTGGTCAGCACGAGGTGACCATTCGGGCTACCGACCAGTACGGCAAGGTGGGCACCAAGCAGATCACGCTGACCGTGGTCGGCAACGCCGCCCCGACCGTGACGCTGACCCCGGCCGAGGTCGAGGTCTTCCAGGGCGGCGCGGTGCAGGTTCGCGCTGTTGCAGCCGACACCGATGGCACTGTTGCCGCTGGCGCGCAGCTGGCTGACGGTTCCCCCGACTGGCTGAGCATCGCAGGTGAGCAGATCACTGGTACGGTCCCGGCCGAGACCCAGGCCGGCCCGATCCAGGTCACGGTGAAGGCCGTTGACAACGACGGCGCTACCGGCACCGCCACCCTGACCATCACGGTCAAGGAGAACCACGCCCCGGTGATCGAGGCCGCTGACCTCTCCGCCCGCCAGGGCGCAGCCGTGAACATCCCGGTCGTCGTTACCGACCAGGACCAGCACAACGTGACCGTCACCCTGGTGGGGGCACCCTCCGGCTTCGAGTACGCTGACCGTGCCATCACCGGTACCGTCCCGGCCGGTCAGCCCACCGTCCAGTTCACGATCCGTGCCGAGGACGAGCTGGGCAAGGTGACCACCAAGGAGCTCACCATCACGGTGGTTGCTAACGTCAACCCGACCGTGACCCTTGCCCCGGCCGCAGTGGATGCGTTCCAGGGTGCGGTGGTTGAGTCCACTATCACCTCCGCTGACAGCGACGGCAACGTGGTGGGCGACCCGGTGCTTCTCACCGGTGCCCCCAACTGGCTGAGCATCGCTGGTGGCATGGTCACCGGTACTGTTCCGGCCGACCAGGCCGCCGGCCCGGTCACCGTGACCGTCCAGGTCACCGACAACGACGGCGCCACCGGCACCGCAGAGCTGACCATCACGGTCAAGGAGAACCACGCCCCGGTGATCGAGGCACAGGACGCCTCGGCCCGCCTGGGCGGACAGCTCGACATCCCGGTGACCGTCACCGACGCGGACTCCCACACGTTCGACGTGACCGTGACCGGTGCTGAGGGCCTGACCTGGGCAAACAACGCCGTGACCGGCCCTGTGCCGGCCGAGGCGCGCGCCTACCAGCTCACCATCACGGCGCGTGACGAGCTGGGCAAGGTGACCACCAAGCTGATCACCCTCACCGTCGCCGCCAACGCGAACCCGACCGTGACTGTCACCCCGAGCACCCTGGAGGTATTCCAGGGCGCCAAGGTGGAGGCGACCATCGCCGCCAACGACACCGACGGTCAGATCGACGGCGAGCCCATGCTGGTCGAGGGCGCGCCCACCTGGTTGAACATCGATGGTGACAAGGTCACCGGTACCGTCCCGGCTGGCGAGCCCGCAGGTCAGGTGGAGGTGACCGTCCAGGTCACCGACAACGACGGCGGCATTGGTACGGCCGTCCTGACCATCACGGTCAAGGAGAACCACGCCCCGTCCTTCGGGCAGCTCACCGGCCTGAACCCGATCCGCGAGGGCGACTCGCTGGACGTCACGGTCCCGGTCCTGGACGTTGACAACCACACCGTGAAGGTCACCCTCAAGACGGGCGCGCCGGACTGGTTGAGCATCAACGAGCAGGGCCACCTGGTCGGCACCGCCCCCGTCGGCAGCGCCGGCACCATCCCGGTCTCCCTCATCGCCACCGACGAGCTCGGCCTGGCCGCAGAGAAGCAGATTAACGTCGAGGTCCGCGCCAACGCTGTGCCGACTCTGTCTTTGGCTGTGGAGTCTGTGACTGTGGTTGAGGGGCAGCCGGTGTCTGTGTTGGCCACGGTTGGTGACACTGATGGTGATGAGGTGACCTTGTCGCTGGAGGACAACCCGACGTGGTTGAGCCTGAACGACAAGACCGTTACTGGTACGCCTACTGCGGCTTTGTCTTCCCCGGTTGTGGTCAAGGTCAAGGCCTCTGATGGCCGTGGCGGCGAGGCGGTCAAGACGCTGACGATCACGGTCAACGCAAACCAGGCTCCGGTTGTTGCGGCGGAGAGTGCTTCGGTTCGTTTTGGTTCCGAGGTTAACGTTCCGGTTCAGGTGACCGATGCTGATGGCCACACCTTCGATGTGGTTGTTGAGGGGCTGCCGGCTGGTTTGACCTACGGGGCGAACAAGATTTCTGGTACGGCTCCGGCTAATGCTGGTCAGCACGAGGTGACCATTCGGGCTACCGACCAGTACGGCAAGGTGGGCACCAAGCAGATCACGCTGACCGTGGTCGGCAACGCCGCCCCGACCGTGACGCTGACCCCGGCCGAGGTCGAGGTCTTCCAGGGCGGCGCGGTGCAGGTTCGCGCTGTTGCAGCCGACACCGATGGCACTGTTGCCGCTGGCGCGCAGCTGGCTGACGGTTCCCCCGACTGGCTGAGCATCGCAGGTGAGCAGATCACTGGTACGGTCCCGGCCGAGACCCAGGCCGGCCCGATCCAGGTCACGGTGAAGGCCGTTGACAACGACGGCGCTACCGGCACCGCCACCCTGACCATCACGGTCAAGGAGAACCACGCCCCGACCGTCACGCTGGAGCCCACCGCGGTCAACGCCAACGTGGGTGCGCAGGTCTCCGTCACCGTCACCACCGGTGACGAGGACGGCCACGCCGTCACCGTCGAGCTGCAGGACGCGCCGTCCTGGCTGACCTACTCGGCCGCTACCAAGAAGATCACCGGTACGGCAGTGCTCGGCACCCACACGGTGCGCGTGAAGGCCACCGACGCGCTGGGCAAGGTCACCACCGTTGACCTGCCCGTCACCATCACCACCGCATCCGTGCCCGCCACCGCCCAGGCCCCCGTGTTCGTGGACCTGGCCGGTGAGGGCGGCAAGGTGATCATCCCGGCCGTCGAGGGCGTCCAGTACAAGATCGGCGGCCAGAACGTGGAGGCCGGCGAAAACACTGTGGCCGACGGCAACGTCGTCGTCACCGTGGTCGCCAAGGACGGCTTCACCCTGGCCGAAGGTACCAGCGAGTGGACCTACGCCTTCGTCGGCACCGCCTGCGTGGCAGGTGGCGTCAACGGCGGTCGCGGCGAGCTCTACACCTCCGGCAGCGTGGTGGACTTCGACACGCAGTCCATCAACGGCATCGGCGGTGAGAGCGCCGGCTACGCCCGCCACGTGGTGGACGGCAACACCGCCACCTTCTGGCACACGCCGTGGCGTGCACACAACACGCTGCCGGCCTCCAGCCTGCGCTTCCCGCACCACGTCACGATCGACCTCGGCCAGGCCCGTAACCTGGGCGCAGTCGAGCTGACGCACCGCGTCAAGACCGACGAGGCGCGCGTGGGTTACGCCGGCCAGCCGAAGAACGTGGAGCTGCTGACCTCCGTGGACGGGGCCGCCTTCACCAGCGCCGGCTGCTTCACGCTGCCGGACGTCAAGACCTCCGACAACCCGGTGGTCACGATGACCCTGCCCAACGCGGTCAACGCCAAGTTCGTGCGCGTCCAGATCACTGGCGCCCACTACTCCAGCGGCTTCACCCTGATCAACGAGCTGAAGTTCTTTGGCCCCAACCGGGCCCCGGTCTTCGGCGACATCGCTGCCGAGGTGAACGCCACCGTTGGCGGCGCCGTTGACCTGGCCCTGCCCGTCACCGACGCGGACAACGACACCGTGACGCTGACCCTGGCTGAGGGCGCTCCCGCCTGGCTGCGCATCAACGAGGGCAAGCTGACCGGTACCGCCCCGGCGGACGCCGTCGGTGACCACGCGGTGACAATCACCGCCACGGACGCCCACGGCGCCACCGCCACGAAGCAGGTGACGGTGAAGGTGGCCCAGGCCCCCAACACCGCCCCGACCGTGACGCTCTCCACCAACACCGTGAACGTCATGGACGCGCACAAGGTGCCGGACGTCACCGTCACCACGGCCGACCCCGACCAGGGCGACCAGGTGACGCTGACGCTGGAGAACGCCCCGGCATGGCTGAAGCTGACCGGCAACAAGATCTCGGGTGACGTGCCCGCCGGCACGAACGGCAACTTCGTTGTCACCGTCAAGGGCACCGACAAGGCCGGCGCCACGGGTACCGCGACCCTCACGGTGCGCGTGACCCTGGAGCCGAACACGCCGCCCACGATCAGCGTCAACCCGGCCAAGGTTGAGATTCGCGAGAAGGGCAAGGTGGAGGTGGCCATCACGGCCGCAGACGCCGACGCCCGCGACACCGTCACCCTCAGCATGCAGGGCGCTCCGGCGTGGCTGAAGCTGCAGGGCACCAAGCTGGTCGGCACGGCCCCGGCGGGCGGCGGCAACCACACTGTCACCGTCAAGGCCACCGACACTCGCGGCGCGCACGCCACCGCCCAGGTGCAGATCAGTGTGGACGCCAACGACGCCCCGGTCCTCACTGTGACGCCGGCCTCGGCCACGGTCGTTGAGGGCAAGGACGTCTCCTTTACCGTCTCCGCCACCGACGCTGAGAACGACGCCGTCACCTTCGCCCTGCAGGGTGCGCCTTCCTGGCTGTCCCTGAAGGACGGCAAGGTGAGCGGCACCGCTCCGGAGCTGAGCGCCGGTGAGCTGCGCTTCACCGTCGTGGCCACCGATGCCCTGGGTGCTCGCACCACCAAGGACGTCAACCTGACCGTGAAGGAAGCCAAGAAGCTGGACCGCTACTCCGGCGCTGACCGTGTCGCCACCTCCGTGGACGTGTGGCAGCGCGGCGGCTTCACCTCCAAGACTGTGCTGCTGGCCAACGCGACCAACTTCGCTGACGCCGTGGCCGCCGGTCCGCTGGCTGGTGCGCTGAAGGCCCCGGTTGTCCTCACGGGCGGCAAGGTGCTCGAGCCCAAGACGGTTCAGGCGCTGAAGGCGGCCAGCATCACCAAGGTGATCCTGGTTGGTGGCGAGAACTCGGTCTCCGCTCAGGTGGAGCGCTCCCTGCGCAACCAGGGCATCGCGGTGCAGCGCCTGGGTGGAACCAGCCGCTTCGCCACCGCGATCAGCCTGGCGACCGAGGTGGGCAAGCTGACCGCCACCCGTTCCGTCATGGTGGTGGACGGCACCAACTTCGCCGACGGTCTGACCGCCGGCGCGGTGGCCCCGCAGGCCGGTGCCGTGGTGGTCTACTCCAACGGCAAGAACATGCCGGGCGAGACCCGCGTGTTCCTCCAGCGGATGCAGGACAAGGAGATCTACGGTGTGGGTGGCGCTGCGGTCACCGCGCTGAACTCCTCCGGTTGGACCACCGGTGTCAGCGCGACCGCCGTGACGGGCGCGGACCGCTACGCCACCGCCCTGGCCGTGGCCAAGACGTTCGCCCCGAACACCCGCGAGTTCGTGGTTGCTAGCGGTGCGAGCTTCGCCGACGCCCTGCCCGCCGGGGCCCTGGCGGCTCACCGTGGCGGCGTGCTGCTGCTGACCAGCTCGAGCCTGATACCGCCGGCCATGGAGCAGTACCTGCGCAAGCAGGACATGCGCCGCGTGGCCATCGTGGGTGGCACCTCGTCGGTGTCGGTCGCGGTGGAGCGCACCCTGCGCGCCCTGCTCGGCTAG